In one Curtobacterium citreum genomic region, the following are encoded:
- a CDS encoding SGNH/GDSL hydrolase family protein: MRTRTIVALLTSVLGGLAVVGGGLFGARAGVRGQRAAAQRVVDMLPVHADWWRERLQHDGQLTYLAIGDSAAQGVGATTPARGYVGLLARRIRHRSRMSVRVVNLSVSGSTTWGAKNDQLPKLRNHTPDICTVSIGANDIADFHPDKFERNIRAIYSAVPSHAIVAELPCMFVPDRERKVAVANEIVHRVADELGLTVAPLHVITKRVGLRRTFFNSYGDLFHPNDRGYEIWASAFEPAVDARVDTVAAIRQYLSAREAEDLGREAGAVATARAEQDTEHAAELDHSERPGRVERLRHRMTGSIPLPHQQESESENEGSTSISSHSDTAPGRRTGDVGGAA, translated from the coding sequence ATGAGAACGCGCACCATCGTCGCCCTGCTCACCTCGGTCCTCGGCGGACTCGCCGTCGTGGGGGGTGGGCTCTTCGGCGCCCGTGCCGGGGTCCGCGGGCAGCGCGCCGCTGCGCAGCGGGTGGTCGACATGCTGCCCGTGCACGCGGACTGGTGGCGGGAGCGCCTGCAGCACGATGGCCAGCTGACTTACCTGGCGATCGGCGACTCGGCGGCGCAGGGCGTCGGAGCGACGACGCCGGCACGCGGGTACGTGGGGCTCCTGGCACGCCGGATCCGACACCGGTCGCGGATGTCCGTGCGCGTGGTCAACCTCAGCGTCTCGGGGTCGACGACGTGGGGGGCGAAGAACGACCAGCTCCCGAAGCTCCGGAACCACACCCCGGACATCTGCACGGTGTCGATCGGCGCCAACGACATCGCGGACTTCCACCCGGACAAGTTCGAGCGGAACATCCGGGCGATCTACAGCGCGGTGCCCTCCCACGCGATCGTCGCGGAGCTGCCGTGCATGTTCGTGCCGGACCGGGAGCGCAAGGTGGCGGTGGCGAACGAGATCGTCCACCGGGTCGCCGACGAGCTCGGGCTGACCGTGGCACCGCTGCACGTCATCACGAAGCGCGTGGGGCTTCGTCGCACGTTCTTCAACAGCTACGGCGACCTGTTCCACCCGAACGACCGCGGCTACGAGATCTGGGCGAGCGCGTTCGAGCCCGCGGTGGACGCCCGGGTGGACACGGTGGCGGCGATCCGGCAGTACCTGTCCGCGCGAGAGGCCGAGGACCTCGGGCGCGAGGCCGGCGCGGTCGCCACTGCGCGTGCGGAGCAGGACACAGAGCACGCGGCGGAGCTCGACCACAGCGAGCGACCGGGGCGGGTGGAGCGGCTCCGGCATCGGATGACGGGCTCGATCCCGCTGCCGCACCAGCAGGAGAGCGAGAGCGAGAACGAGGGCAGCACCAGCATCAGCTCCCACTCCGACACCGCCCCGGGCCGGCGGACGGGTGATGTCGGCGGAGCGGCCTAG
- the radA gene encoding DNA repair protein RadA gives MARTQSLYRCSECGWSSIKWVGRCGECQAWGTVEDTTAAAASSRGTAPVAVAGARVARPITQATGTAVQRWNTGIGEFDRVLGGGIVPGAAVLLSGEPGVGKSTLLLEVASRAAATGKRVLYVSAEESVDQVRLRAERTNAMHDELYLASEVDLGVILGQIDQVQPDLVIADSVQTISSSTVDGIAGGTSQVREVASTLIRVAKERALPVLIVGHVTKDGTIAGPRLLEHLVDVVCHFEGDRQTALRFVRALKNRFGPTDEVGCFDMAGDGIHEVPDPSGLFMSRNGTPVSGTCVTVAMEGRRALPVEVQALVVPSSAPQPRRVVNGVDASRVAMLLAVLERRAGLKLSDADVYVSTVGGMKLTEPGADLAIALALASAARDRPYPHTLAAVGEISLAGEIRPATGAKQRASEAARLGFTTVLGAGSEHLREALRVAFSMTQSARERELDRAF, from the coding sequence ATGGCGCGCACCCAGTCCCTGTACCGCTGCTCGGAGTGCGGGTGGAGCAGCATCAAGTGGGTCGGCCGCTGCGGCGAGTGCCAGGCGTGGGGCACGGTCGAGGACACCACCGCTGCGGCCGCGAGCTCCCGCGGCACCGCTCCGGTCGCCGTCGCCGGAGCACGGGTGGCCCGTCCGATCACCCAGGCGACCGGCACCGCCGTGCAGCGGTGGAACACGGGCATCGGCGAGTTCGACCGCGTCCTCGGCGGCGGCATCGTCCCCGGCGCAGCCGTGCTGCTGTCGGGCGAGCCGGGTGTGGGCAAGTCGACGCTGCTGCTCGAGGTCGCCTCGCGCGCGGCGGCGACGGGGAAGCGCGTCCTCTACGTCAGCGCCGAGGAGTCCGTCGACCAGGTCCGACTCCGCGCCGAGCGCACGAACGCCATGCACGACGAGCTCTACCTGGCGAGCGAGGTCGACCTCGGCGTCATCCTCGGCCAGATCGACCAGGTCCAGCCCGACCTGGTCATCGCGGACTCGGTGCAGACGATCTCGTCGAGCACCGTCGACGGCATCGCGGGCGGGACCTCGCAGGTGCGGGAGGTCGCGTCCACGCTCATCCGGGTGGCGAAGGAGCGGGCGCTGCCGGTTCTGATCGTCGGGCACGTCACGAAGGACGGCACGATCGCGGGGCCGCGGCTCCTCGAGCACCTGGTGGACGTGGTGTGCCACTTCGAGGGCGACCGCCAGACCGCGCTCCGTTTCGTCCGGGCGCTCAAGAACCGCTTCGGTCCGACCGACGAGGTCGGCTGCTTCGACATGGCCGGCGACGGCATCCACGAGGTCCCGGACCCCAGCGGACTGTTCATGTCGCGCAACGGCACGCCGGTGTCCGGCACGTGCGTCACCGTGGCGATGGAGGGGCGTCGGGCCCTGCCGGTCGAGGTGCAGGCCCTCGTGGTGCCGAGCTCCGCACCCCAGCCGCGCCGCGTGGTCAACGGGGTCGACGCGTCCCGGGTCGCGATGCTCCTCGCCGTGCTCGAACGTCGTGCCGGGCTGAAGCTCTCCGACGCCGACGTGTACGTGTCGACGGTCGGCGGCATGAAGCTCACCGAACCGGGCGCCGACCTGGCGATCGCCCTCGCGCTCGCGAGCGCCGCGCGGGACCGCCCGTACCCGCACACGCTCGCGGCGGTCGGCGAGATCAGCCTCGCCGGCGAGATCCGGCCGGCCACGGGGGCGAAGCAACGGGCGAGCGAAGCCGCACGACTCGGCTTCACGACGGTGCTCGGCGCGGGGTCGGAGCACCTCCGCGAAGCGCTCCGGGTGGCCTTCTCGATGACGCAGTCCGCGCGCGAACGCGAGCTCGACCGGGCGTTCTGA
- the cspE gene encoding transcription antiterminator/RNA stability regulator CspE → MATGTVKWFNNEKGFGFIAPDDGSADVFAHFSAIAGNGYKSLEENQKVEFEITEGRKGPQAENISVIG, encoded by the coding sequence ATGGCAACTGGCACCGTCAAGTGGTTCAACAACGAAAAGGGCTTCGGCTTCATCGCTCCGGACGACGGCAGCGCCGACGTCTTCGCGCACTTCTCCGCGATCGCTGGCAACGGCTACAAGTCGCTCGAGGAGAACCAGAAGGTGGAGTTCGAGATCACCGAGGGCCGCAAGGGCCCGCAGGCGGAGAACATCTCCGTCATCGGCTGA
- a CDS encoding SseB family protein — MADKEQRFRSEQLEEALAKQDVAAVAFALRNDIVIVPRLVTGKKDMQVRVFGREGSDKRILLLFSSADAYTAMVPDEKIRQVMVYDGPRLEEFLAAHLDSLEGVFFDIAGPHTMQSTPADLLAALRA, encoded by the coding sequence ATGGCAGACAAGGAACAGCGCTTCCGGAGCGAGCAGCTCGAGGAGGCCCTCGCAAAGCAGGACGTGGCAGCGGTGGCGTTTGCCCTGCGCAACGACATCGTGATCGTGCCGCGGCTCGTCACGGGCAAGAAGGACATGCAGGTGCGCGTCTTCGGCCGCGAGGGGTCCGACAAGCGGATCCTGCTGCTGTTCTCGTCCGCGGACGCGTACACGGCGATGGTGCCGGACGAGAAGATCAGGCAGGTCATGGTCTACGACGGGCCCCGGCTCGAGGAGTTCCTCGCTGCGCACCTCGACTCGCTCGAGGGTGTGTTCTTCGACATCGCCGGGCCGCACACGATGCAGTCGACCCCTGCGGACCTGCTGGCGGCGCTGCGCGCCTGA